One Sparus aurata chromosome 23, fSpaAur1.1, whole genome shotgun sequence genomic window, CATCGCTTCACAGCCggctaaatataaaacatggctgctgtcagtgtgtgtgtgtgtgtgtgtgtgtgtgtgtgtgtgaggactcATGAATGAACAGCGCTGAGGTGAGTTTCTGATGAATGATGCAGAGTTTGTGCCTCATCTTCAGGGACTGAGAcgcttctttctcttttttttttcctgcaaatgtttttctgtgtcgctcatcagtggtggaaaaaaatcCAGTTAAAGGGGTAGTTCCAGTGTTTTTGTAAACCCGGGCCCCTTTTATTCACATGTAGTCGCCTGGTtgtaatgttagcatgctaacgttttTGCAAGCGACGTCCACGGTTGATATTGACGGCGATGTCGCGTTCACACAGCCAGCTTTCacgtcaggaggtggaggagaggattGTGGGTGTTGTTACAAACCAACACAGCTGTTGACAtttacaggtgttttcagtcGTAGCAATGTGGCGTAAGAGGGCTGTCATCTGACTTTATACTTTAATTTGCGCTCCACCCCAAAAGTCAGCGTGAACTGACCTCTTTGTAATTTATGCTCCCAGTTTGTTTTACGTGATAACTGACATTCCTGACATACATCACTCGTGTTCAGCGCCACCTAAAAGTGTTTTTCCTGATAATAAAAGGTTCAATTATTAACTTTTTATTGTGTGCAGTGTTGTAAGTGTACAGCATGTGACAAAGAGGCTATCTCAGAGCTGACTGTTATATCGAACAAAGCGATATTGTTTCCCCTCCGTCAGGCTCGTTTGTTGTCTGACGCCATCAAATGTGAAGTCGTTCCTCCCGAACTTTCATCCTGCGAGCGAGTTTTTCACTCACAAGTCGACGCTTTCAAGAAGCACCGACGATAACGAGAAAGTGAATCCTTCAGCACAGATCTCAGCGACATATTCAAGCTTGATTTCAAAAGGAACAACCGAGGTCGGCGCCTGATTGTGAGCCGAACACACAAAAGCTGATattcatttatgtttgtgtgtgtaatataAATATGAGAGCACGTGGAGGTATGCAACCCCGTCTCTTAGAAATGATGCTCGTCTGGCCTCGTGAAAAAAACACTCGTACATTCACAAGAGTTTTTGGAATTCATTCATTCTGGAGTCACGGACAGATCGACCGCggtttgtttaataaaaaaaaggcacaatgGACTTGAAACGTTAAAGAATGTGGAGTTTAATTTAACCGGCGGCAGAACgtatcattctgaaataaaatacTGATTGCAGGATGTTATGGCAACCATCCGCGTAGACATTGGTTATATTGCTattccagtgtttcccacacatatatttTACTCAGACGGACCGCCCAGGTGTACGTTTAGACCCATTTAAGCATTTTGCAGGCcgcttttaattttaaaatccATCCACTGTCCACTAACTCGGCCTTGGTGACAATCTGTCCTCGCTCCTCCACTCCTGTTCACTCTCTCTGGTATTATAACACACCTACTTACGGCAAACTTGTAAGTGCATCTGGTTGTTGTGATAAGAGAAGGACAGTCCGTTCACTCTGACAGCTGTTTCTAAAGCCACCGACTGCAACGTCCCCGACTGCAGGATATAATATTCTCCCATCTAATATCTGTGTGACCGTCACGTCCCCTCGTATTTCGTATGTGTCAAGTACCGCTTCAGTTAAGAGACGTTCTTCGCCTCTCACCTCGTTTTAAATCGTTCCCCTCTTCATGTCTCTGAGTGTCTGGAGTGTAAAGATGCTCTGATGACACATCAGCAGCTTCCAGGTAAGATTTTTCTTATAGTTTCAGGTCCTCTGACGTATTTACACAATGTTTCTAGAACCCTCaggcttgtttgtatttcttgaAAGCAATCACAATCATCCTGCCGTAGCCTGAAAAACAGCGCTGTGACATTATCGCTGTGGCTCGTACAGTTAGCGATCAGGTAAGTGTTGCCGGCTCAGCAGctgccgttgttgttgtttcgcATATTGAAGGTGAATGCTGCCTGAAATTGTACCTCCAGTCTACAACCGGTGACTCAGATCACCACTATTATGACACCGCTTATTCACAGTTTTGTGAATGAAACCTTTCCCCAAAAGTAACCGAACAGGAAGCCTTACGCTGCCAATTTAAGGGGCGTCAGTCATGATATGAAAGCCGATCTTTTTGCATTCATCAGGCTGAAACGAGCCTTTCCCAAAAGTTTGGCTGGTTCAGAAAGTTGGAACGAACATAAAGGATGCAAAGTAAACGGGGATTCGGACACGAGCCACAAAGTCGCAACGTGTTGAGCAAAATCACATATTTAGCTGCTTCTTTAAAAGTTAGGGAAAGGTTGTGGTCTTAgtttaaaacaagaaaagtcAAAAGCAACTTGAAGTGTGAGACACGACAGgtttatttacactttttaaatatatatatatataagtttTGTGCtggctttattttatttttacagctcACGAGTGACGGGAAATGGGATGAGAGACGGGATGACATGcagaggacacagcctctgtacacgCTCTatgttttattaacatttaactgAAACTATTATGTTTCTTTAACCTGGACTAAAGCGCTTTTCTTCATTTCAAACCTTTCCAAAGCTTTGTACATCGACTATCCACCTCCAACATCTCTGATAATAACCCTGGCAGCAGTTACATTCCGCTTAAATCTGACAAGTAGCATATAAAACACAATCAATCGGAGGCTTGGGATTCGTCTCTGAAGTAAAGAAATAGCCGTGACGTAAATGTTAATGTGTAGATGGCTGCGGTGAACGTCGACTTCAGCTCAAGTTCAGTTAAATTCAAGCAAATGATTGTCACATTGCACAACGATCAACAAGATACGTgtgataaaattaaataaaaggcACCACTCTGTACATTCAGCCATGCATATGTACACAATATAAACAGTAATACATTCTGTGTTGGTAAAACGTCTTTCAAATGAGTCCGTTGATCAAAAATAGCGGTTCCAAAGGCCCGTCTTAGTGTTTCTAAAGTGTTCGTATGTATATTTGGCTCCATGTGTTTTGGATCAGTCGGGTGTCGTAatactgagttcagttcaggtCCAACGCGGTCCGTGTTTTATACTATAAGTAACTTATCTCCAGTGACGTGCTCTGTTCCACGTTTTCCTCTGGCAGAGTTTTAATGCTCCCGTTTTTGGTTCCATTGAGAAGCAGCGGTACCGTCAGCGTGGACCCGTTGACGGCATCTTTCCCTTTCGCGTCCCCAGTTTTGTCCCTCCTGTCCGGCGTCGACGGCTCCGTCGCTCCCGGAGTCGCTCCTCTCTCCAAGAACAGCGGCTGCGAGCTCTGCGGCTGGAAGCTGCTGTTGCCGTTTTGTGCGATTCTGTAGATCTCAGTCATTTCCGAGACGTCTTCCTCGTCGTCCTCCTCTTCGACTCTGATTGCCCGCCTCAGGCTCTCCCTGGGCATCAGCGCCGTCCTCccctcgtcctgctgctgctgctggcgctCCATGGGCTCGTGGTTCTCCACCTTCCTCGTGGAGCGGCAGAGGGCTTTACGGAAACCCCTCTTGAAGTTGTCCGACAAGAAGCCGTAGAGGATGGGGTTGGCGCAGCTGTTAGCGTAGCCGAGCACCACGACGAAGTAGTAGAGACCCTGATACTCACCGGGCAGAGACACCAGCAGGTTGATGATGTTGAGGGCGTAGAAAGGCAGCCAGCAGAAGACAAACATGGCGACGATGATTACAACCATGCGTGTCACCTTCCTCTCCGACTTCCTTCGCTTGGTTGAGGTGGCGTGTACCTTCTTACCCGAGCTGCGGATCTTGAAGACAATGAGCAGGTAGCAGAGGCAGATGATAAGAAGAGGGCAGACAAACCCAACGGTGGAGGTGTAAATTATGAAAGCCGCTTGCCAGATGTTAGCCGGGTTCGGCCAGGCAATGTTGCAGTTGCCGCCTGGCTTCTGGACGTTGGCGAAGATGACAACAGGCAGAACAACGAGAAACGACAAAGCCCAGATTGTCCCATTCACCACTTTGGCCACCTGAGGGCGCCTCCACTTCGAAGACCGGATAGGGTGGACGACAGCGAGGTAACGATCGATGCTCATCACGGTCAGGCAGAAGATGCTGGTGAACTGGTTGATGGAGTCGACGGTGTAGACCAGGCGGCACATTAAGGAGCCGAACGGCCACGACTTGATGCTGTTCTGAACCGCCAGGAAAGGCAGACTGAGCATGAAGAGCTCGTCGGCGATGGCCAAGTTGAGGATGTAGATGTTGGTCACGGACTCTATCTTGGAGTAGTGCAGCACGATGTGGATCACCAAAGTGTTTCCACCCAGGCCGATGATGCAAACGATGATGTATATGAGAGAGATGAGGACGCCCTCCACGCTGGGGCCGGAGGAGACCTCTGTGGCGGTGCCGTTGGTGATGTTGAACAGCGTCTCGTTCAGTTCGCTGTCATTCAACACCAGGAGGAACAGGGGGAGTCCCGGCGAGGGGCTGGCGACGCTGCCGTTCTCCCACATTTCGTCCGTCATCTCCATCAGCCCGGGCAGCGAGGCGACGCCAACGGATGTTGCTCTTTCAAGTTGCTTCGTCCTTCCGCCGTCTCAGCTCCCACCCATCTGTTCTGTCGGAGCAGAAAAATCAATTAGTTACCCAACCAAACAGTTGACATTTATATTAGATTCCAGATCAATTGGAAACCAGAGCTCTGATGCCATAAATGGTCACGATGTTAGACGGGTCACTTCTTACAGATATTCAGAGGTCAGCGTTGATAGAGCGCTGGCACGCACATGGCGAGTGTATGAGAATCCATCAGTGCCTCTATTTCCTGTTTGTTGCCTaaagttattttatgtttaacgTCTAGAgtccattttacattttcaacagctGCTTTTGAAACTCAAGTTTTAAGCTCAAAACCTTCATGACCCCGAGATATTCTTTAGCAAATCTATATAAAGAACAATCACAATAATTTTTCAATAGCTTCAGAATATTTGTTTCTTTACGAGTTATTGTGAGTTAAAACATTTCGGCAGATTTAATGGAATTTGCAATGAAGTAAAATCTTCGACACGAGTCAcgtcagtgttttttgtattcagctcaaagaaactaaaaaacacaaacaccttGAATCTTTCATCAGAACACAGTCAACATTCCCGCTGATGGTTTCCAAAGCTGAAATGTGCAAACACGCCGTATTTCCaatcaaaaaacagaaatgtgttttgacGTCAGCAGGCGTCAAAACACGTTTCTAAAAATCTCAACACTTTCTCATGTCCTCGGAaaacaagtgtgttttttttcatttcattctctGAAGGAACAAGTAGAGTGAAGTTTGTTGTCTCCCTGAAAAGTAAAAAGTCTGAGATTTAAGAAACCGCTGCATCGAACCAGACGTcacaataaaaagacaaaaacacaggttATGTGACCCATCAAAGCTTGAATGAAGTTTCTAGTTGAAACACTGAATATTTTGGAGAGTCTGTCAATGAGTAACAGCGATCATCTCCGAGCTGAACATGTCGCTGTCGGCGTGAACGAGTTCAGTGCCAAAGAAAGTGTCAAGAAACATTTTGTAGAAGAACAGATGCTGTGAGTCACATCTCATCAGTTTTACACATCGTCTTCTGCTATTTGTCGCCGTATCTGGTCAATAATTGATCATTTAGTTAAAGTATATTTTCAGCTCAGTGTGGGAAGCCTGTATATGGATGTGATCCCTGTTATGAAAGAGTCCTTCAGTGGCTGCATGAAGCACCAGGCTGAGCTTCGACCTGAGCTGTTATTTCTCACTCATCACAAAAGGACGAGCAGAGTATTTATTCTTTTGTGTCTCTGAAACACTTTCAAACGAGCAGAGAGAAGAGACGAGACGGATCTGCTCTTGTTTTCCTGCCATGTGTTGCCGGTTTATTTGCTCGCGTTTGATTTACGACACTGATCTCCGGGTTTTCTCATTCTCTAGTTTCCATGGTGATCCAAATTGCCAAATTGAATGTGAAACGCCCGCAATCACGAGGAATTAGAAGATATTGAAAAATGATTAATGTGACAATGTGCTGAATTTAAAGAAACTACTCTGGTCTGAGCAAAAGGTGCACGCGTTATATTTGttggtttttctttcttgttcagGTCGTGTCTTTTGTAATTGAACTCCAGTAAGGCAGAGAGCTtcaatgcctttttttttttttataatagaCTCTGTAGCCGTCGTCACTGAGGTGACAATAACCTTCTATCAGTGAAGCTCAGGACacagctgtgtttcttttaaaaaagcaatctgggggagaaaaaataaaggaGATGGTCGGAAATATTTCTTTCTTCTGAAATGGTGCTCTTGATGTTTTTATTGGGATGTGACTTTCTTTCCTTCGAGACAGCTGTGCAGCCAGTGAAGAGTGGAATGAAATGAGAATGCCTTAATGGTTGTGCCTTCACAGCACGCCTCAAATGATGTTATGGATCTTTCCTCACATCAGTGTTAATGTATGTCTGAGGAAATGACTCCATCTGCACCGTAAACACAGTTCAAGACTTTGGAGAGGGGGAACGTTTGGGcactgataccactctcatgtctgtaagctaaatatgaagctattGCTAACAGCtagattagcttagcttagcataaagggAGAAACAGGCAGACGGATAGTGAGGACGAGATTTGCGTAGCTCTGAAAGTGCATTTTTCTCGACTAACGCTGACCAAACAGCGACTATACGCTGACGACTCCACCATGTGTGTCACAGCTGGTAAACGCATTAGAATTCAgcctctggggaacatgaattTCCATGTAATAGCTGGAAGGGAGAAACAGGGGGACAGATAGTGAGAACGAGCTTTTCCAAACCTAAAAGTATATTTTTCTTGCCTATTGTCACCAAACTGCGACTATACGCTGACGACTCCACCATGTGTGTCACAGCTGGTAAACGCATTAGAATTCAgcctctggggaacatgaattTCCATGTAATAGCTGGAAGGGAGAAACAGGCAGACAGATAGTGAGAACGAGCTTTGCCAAACCCTTAAAGTGTATTTTTCTTGCCTAATGCTGCCCAAACTACGACTATACGCTGACGACTCCACCATGTGTGTCACAGCTGGTAAACGCATTAGAATTCAgcctctggggaacatgaatgtacACAATTAATTTCCATGTAACAGCATGAAGGGAGAAACAGGCAGACAGATAGTGAGAACGAGCTTTTCCAAACCTAAAAATTTAATTTTCTTGCCTAATGCTGACCAAACTGCAACTATATGCTGACGACTCCATCATGTGTGTCACAGCAGGTGAACGCATTAGAATTCAgcctctggggaacatgaattTCCATGTAATAGCTGGAAGGGAGAAACAGGCAGACAGATAGTGAGAACGAGCTTTTCCAAACCTAAAAGTATATTTTTCTTGCCTATTGTCACCAAACTACGACTATACGCTGACGACTCCACCATGTGTGTCACAGCTGGTAAAGGCATTAAAATTCAgcctctggggaacatgaatgtacaaaataatttccatgtAATACCTGGAAGGGAGAAACAGGCAGACAGATAGTGAGGCCGAGGTTTGTCCAAccctaaaaatgtatttttcttgccTAACGCTCACCAACTGTGACTATACGCTGACGACTCCACCATGTGTGTCACTGTTACGCTGGTAATGCACAAATGAATATGcaacattcattttttaaaattcatgtaATCGTAGTTCATTCATTTCATGTGGGCCAAAGTGTTTTTACTtgagtgtggttgtgtggttgtgtggttgtgtggttGTGTGGGCGAGTGCACCAGCTGTTGCTTCAGCAGTCGACCGTCGGAGAGTAGAAGTTGTTTACCGAGCGTGAGTCTCCTGAGGTCGCTGTCTCACCTCCGCTGCCTTCCAGCTGACTCTCCTCTCCCCGTGTTCCCAGTCCAGGTTAACCACACCGCTGCTGGGTTGCTAATGAAATGTCGATTATCAGCGCAGGATCACTCATGTGTGGGAACAGAGCGTGTTTAATCAGCCTGCTCTATCAATAGGGGCCAAATATAGCTGCTGTGGTCAAATCAATCTACCTGCAAATGTGCGTCTTTATCGTTTCCGGTCTGACTCATCAGCTCATTTCCACCATTATCCCGTCTGCTTGTCATCTTTTTATCTGCAtcctgtgttttctctgtctctgtcactcATCCTGTCAGAGTTATCTTCACCTACTTCCTCCGTTTCtcattgtaaacatgtttttctcgtCACCAGGATCAGACGTTGTCTTATTTTTTGACCGCTGTGACTCAGCTCTCATATTTCTGAATCACATGCTTTGTTTTCCTACACCACATTTCACCACAAGTTGTATTATTAAGCAAACAAATCACTGAAccactgtgtgtttgcagcatcATTACCCTCATGAGCGCCGCCGCAACATCACAGCTAATTGCCTCCTCACAGTGCAACACATCTGAGATGTATAGGAAGGGAAAATAATGAAGAAATCAATTTAATATCTCATCTTTTGAACCATGTCAGTGTTGAAATGCATTGAGATAAGATTTTCTagtacaataacaacaataacgttGTGTCAACGTAagatttactgcagtgtgaagTCAGATTTATCGTTTttagggatgcacaatatggaTTTTTTGTTTCCAGGCACAACAAATAACCAAAGATAACCAATAGAAGAAGTTCCTCACCTGTAGTTTATGCTCACCTGGGGTTAAGAAAGTCCAAAATGTAGTGTGCAAAGATAtccgctttttttttgttttgttttgtttttctctgttgtgaAAATTGATCGAGTCAAATCGCCAAAGCAAAATTGTCCTTAATGTCTTTAAATGACCCGAtaattaaaaactaaactaactaaacGTAAGACTTTTCagaatatttgtttctttgcaagTTCTTGTGAGTTCAAACATTTAGGCAGATCTAATGGAATTTGCAACGAAGTAAAACCTTCGACACGAGTCACGTCAGTGTCATTTGTATTCTGCTCAAAGAAacgaaaaaacacaaacaccttGAATCTTTCATCAGAACACAGTCAACATTCCAGCTGATGGTTTCCAAAGCTGAAATGTGCAAACACGCCGTATTTCCaatcaaaaaacagaaatgtgtttcgACGTCAGAAGGCCTTAAGCATTGTGGGTCGGCTGTTTGGCATGTGTCTAAACATCTCAACACTTTCTCACGTCCTCGGAAAACAagtgtgtttcttttcatttcagtctcTGAAGGAACAAGTAGAGTGAAGTTTGTTGTCTCCCTGAAAAGTAAAAAGTCTGAGATTTAAGAAACCGCTGCATCGAACCAGATGTcacaataaaaagacaaaaacacacaaaaggagCGGCCGAGCAAATTAGTTTTCGAAGGCAGAATATAAACATCTTGGAACACGAATAAGAAGCGACACACCTGCATGAAACCCAAACCAtcttcttcagctctcagctaaCGTGACAGTACAGAAAGTTATCTTAACCGTCTCCTCGTTCTGTTAACGTGACGTACTATCTTACAGAAGGAGAACCGAGCTGCTGTTCTGTCAATCTGATCCAGGATCAGTTTGCCCACCGACTGTGCTCTCAACCAGAGTCCTGATCTCAGCTCATGGATGCATtttcttcagtgtgtttgtgttaaaaaaataaataaaaaggacttTCTTATCAGTGTTGAATGCATTCTCACAAATCAGCCTGTAAGTGCCTCTCCAGCCACCTGATTAAAAAACCTGAAATCGATAATATTCTATACACACATCAAAGTTCtgtctcatctctgttgagagaaGTCCCAAAAACACCGACGACTACAGCAGACCGTGGACTAAATGCCAGTGTGAGAGGGGTGCATAACAAAAAtcaatgtttttctgacatttcctcGACTGAACAATGGATTCAGAATCGAGAAAACAAGGATGAACGGCCTCAGCGTAAAATGAACCGTCTCTGTGGAGCAGCTGCCACATCAATCAGGTTTCTGAGAGCTGCGTCGCCTCAGTGAAATCAATTTATCAACCTTCACTGTCCAAGTTTAATGTCTGTATTGTATTTGCCATATTTCATTCCATCTCATTAATCTTGTAGCGAACAAGCCGGAGAACCTTTCAAACCCGCTCTGAAAGGGAAAATCCACTCGGTTTGTAAATTGAGGTTCTGAACTGCAGCCGGTGTCACAAAGCAGCGAGACATCCTGTGATCACgatgtctcctcacctgtctcctcacctgtctcctcacctgtctcctaACCTGTCTCCTCACCAggctcctcacctgtctcctaacctgtctccacacctgtctcctcatctgtctcctcacctgtcgctcatctgtctcctcacctgtctcctcatctgtctcctcatctgtctcctaacctgtctcctcacctgtctcctcacctgtcgctcacctgtctcctcacctgtctcctcatctgtctcctcatctgtctcctcGCCAGTCTCCTCACcagtctcctcacctgtctgctcaTCTGTCTCCACACCTGTCGCtcacctgtctcctcacctgtctcctcatctgtctcctcatctgtctcctaacctgtctcctcacctgtctcctcacctgttgctcatctgtctcctcatctgtctcctcatctgtctccacACCTGTCTCCTCACATGTCTCCTCACCAGTCTCCTCACCAGTCTCCTCATCTTCTCACcagtctcctcatctgtctcctcacctgtctccacaCCTGTATCCTCACGTCTCCAcacctgtctcctcacctgtctcctcatctgtctcctcatctgtctcctaacctgtctcctcacctgtctcctcacctgtcgctcacctgtctcctcacctgtctcctaacctgtctcctcatctgtctcctcacctgtctccacaCCTGTATCCTCACGTCTCCAcacctgtctcctcacctgtctcctcacCAGTCTCCTCATCTTCtcacctgtctcctcacctgtcgctcatctgtctcctcacctgtctcctcatctgtctcctcatctgtctcctaacctgtctcctcacctgtctcctcacctgtcgctcacctgtctcctc contains:
- the LOC115574846 gene encoding somatostatin receptor type 5 — protein: MEMTDEMWENGSVASPSPGLPLFLLVLNDSELNETLFNITNGTATEVSSGPSVEGVLISLIYIIVCIIGLGGNTLVIHIVLHYSKIESVTNIYILNLAIADELFMLSLPFLAVQNSIKSWPFGSLMCRLVYTVDSINQFTSIFCLTVMSIDRYLAVVHPIRSSKWRRPQVAKVVNGTIWALSFLVVLPVVIFANVQKPGGNCNIAWPNPANIWQAAFIIYTSTVGFVCPLLIICLCYLLIVFKIRSSGKKVHATSTKRRKSERKVTRMVVIIVAMFVFCWLPFYALNIINLLVSLPGEYQGLYYFVVVLGYANSCANPILYGFLSDNFKRGFRKALCRSTRKVENHEPMERQQQQQDEGRTALMPRESLRRAIRVEEEDDEEDVSEMTEIYRIAQNGNSSFQPQSSQPLFLERGATPGATEPSTPDRRDKTGDAKGKDAVNGSTLTVPLLLNGTKNGSIKTLPEENVEQSTSLEISYL